The Borreliella andersonii genome has a segment encoding these proteins:
- a CDS encoding peptidylprolyl isomerase, producing MRKRSRKVKNDLVVLESKEKKVGVWGIFALVLIVFGFIIAPLLPGIFDNAHSSGLKFGSYKGQPIYYKKDSKFAKYVNYYSNLYSRLQGNAKNINTDYNAWYLAFMKYVEDVAFLDLVKKYNFYISKEMLNKNLFRSPEYLDSSGNFSSKRYNKASDYQKVKIYDDVVENMLFSNVKIFLNSNLIFPDSLFDLIKDMSNIERHISYLSLSYQNFSNEEVISYAEKNLNLFKRLSLASIRFKNMNDARSAYDKLLNKTPFEELAKLYSDDIANFKGVVSLDKYYFDLDLNVEKKEDLNSIFSLREGEFSKPIKIKNKNEYQIYKAFSNVHDFDKNLDRDISSVKNYIETYEPSVIEGYLENKLNDFLGDVKFSSLSQVLEKYQFNLKEEIVNLSYNINIYPNTLKELVEFNNSKSFYDIIFGLKENSWSKPFVANKKVYLFFLNSAKKRSNRFKEEIKNEKLLDNFNIANSGLITDFLLNKKDFVNNFNESFFALQNFSQN from the coding sequence ATGCGAAAAAGAAGTAGAAAAGTCAAAAATGATTTAGTTGTGCTTGAATCTAAAGAAAAAAAAGTTGGTGTGTGGGGTATTTTTGCTCTTGTTTTAATTGTTTTTGGATTTATTATTGCACCTTTACTTCCAGGGATATTTGATAATGCTCATTCATCTGGTTTAAAATTTGGTTCTTATAAAGGTCAACCTATTTACTATAAAAAAGATAGTAAATTTGCCAAGTATGTTAATTATTATTCAAATCTTTATTCTAGATTGCAGGGCAATGCTAAAAATATTAATACAGATTATAATGCCTGGTATTTGGCATTTATGAAATATGTTGAAGATGTTGCTTTTTTGGATTTGGTAAAAAAATATAATTTTTATATTTCTAAGGAAATGCTGAATAAAAATTTGTTTAGATCTCCAGAATATTTAGACTCTAGTGGAAATTTCAGTTCTAAAAGATATAATAAAGCTTCTGATTATCAAAAGGTTAAAATTTATGATGATGTGGTAGAAAATATGTTGTTTTCAAATGTGAAAATTTTTTTAAATAGTAATTTGATATTTCCCGATTCTCTTTTTGATCTGATTAAAGATATGAGTAATATAGAAAGGCATATTTCATATCTTTCTCTTTCCTATCAGAATTTTTCCAATGAAGAGGTAATATCTTATGCTGAGAAAAATTTAAATTTATTTAAACGTTTATCGCTTGCATCTATTCGTTTTAAAAATATGAATGATGCTCGGAGTGCTTATGATAAGCTATTAAATAAAACTCCATTTGAAGAGCTTGCTAAGCTTTATTCAGATGATATAGCTAATTTCAAGGGTGTTGTTTCTTTGGATAAGTATTATTTTGATTTAGATCTTAATGTTGAAAAAAAAGAAGATCTAAATTCCATTTTTTCTTTAAGAGAGGGTGAGTTTAGCAAGCCTATTAAGATTAAAAATAAAAATGAATATCAAATATATAAGGCATTTAGCAATGTTCATGATTTTGATAAAAATTTGGATCGTGATATTAGTTCTGTTAAAAATTATATTGAAACTTATGAACCAAGCGTTATTGAAGGTTATTTGGAAAATAAGCTAAATGATTTTCTTGGTGATGTTAAATTTAGTAGTTTAAGCCAAGTTCTTGAAAAATATCAATTTAATTTAAAAGAAGAAATTGTTAATTTGTCTTATAATATTAATATTTATCCCAATACCCTAAAAGAGTTAGTTGAGTTTAATAATAGTAAATCTTTTTATGATATTATTTTTGGATTAAAAGAAAATTCTTGGTCTAAGCCTTTTGTGGCAAATAAAAAAGTTTATTTATTTTTTCTAAATTCAGCTAAAAAAAGATCTAATCGGTTCAAAGAAGAAATCAAAAATGAAAAACTTCTTGACAATTTTAACATTGCAAATAGCGGTTTGATTACAGATTTTTTGTTGAATAAAAAAGATTTTGTTAATAATTTTAATGAGTCGTTTTTTGCTTTACAAAACTTTAGTCAAAATTAA
- a CDS encoding protein-glutamate O-methyltransferase — MNMNQNKFNLNISITKDELLRLIKIVYNNFGINLNEKKKLLIESRLSSLLKVKGFKNFTEYIDFLENSTGNIQLIELIDKISTNHTYFFRESKHFDFLNNKILPKLTEKTLNSENSEIRIWSAGCSSGEEPYTIAMILKEYMEHNKVNFKVKILATDISISVLNEAQKGIYPEDRIINLPKYLKNKYLNQLQDDKFQVKEILKKMVYFKKLNLMDEKFPFSKKFDLIFCRNVMIYFDEKTRNILTNKFNSYLKKDSYLLIGHSETIRGNKNLEYIMPATYKKN; from the coding sequence ATGAACATGAATCAAAACAAATTCAACCTTAATATAAGCATAACTAAGGACGAACTTTTAAGATTAATAAAAATAGTTTACAACAATTTTGGAATCAATCTCAACGAAAAAAAAAAGCTATTAATTGAAAGCAGATTATCATCTCTTCTAAAAGTTAAAGGTTTTAAAAATTTTACTGAATACATCGACTTTTTAGAAAACAGCACTGGAAATATTCAACTGATAGAATTAATAGACAAAATATCAACAAATCATACCTATTTTTTCAGAGAATCTAAGCATTTTGATTTTTTAAATAATAAAATATTGCCTAAACTTACCGAGAAAACATTAAACTCAGAAAACTCAGAAATTAGAATATGGTCAGCTGGCTGCTCAAGCGGTGAAGAACCTTATACAATTGCAATGATATTAAAAGAGTACATGGAACATAATAAAGTAAATTTTAAAGTCAAAATCTTAGCAACAGACATTTCAATTAGCGTTCTAAATGAGGCTCAAAAAGGAATTTATCCTGAAGATCGCATAATAAATTTGCCCAAATACTTAAAAAATAAATATTTAAATCAACTTCAAGATGATAAATTCCAAGTTAAAGAAATTTTAAAAAAAATGGTTTATTTTAAAAAATTAAATTTAATGGATGAGAAATTTCCATTTAGCAAAAAATTTGACCTAATATTTTGCAGAAATGTAATGATCTATTTTGATGAAAAAACCAGAAACATCCTTACCAATAAATTCAACTCCTATCTTAAAAAGGATTCTTATCTTTTAATTGGACATTCAGAAACAATCCGGGGAAACAAAAATCTTGAATACATAATGCCTGCCACCTATAAAAAGAATTAA
- the phoU gene encoding phosphate signaling complex protein PhoU has translation MIRRKLTKQLEIIKDYLWDMKECVLKIIDDSLIALESKDKNLAKKIINEDEKIIDDYQYDIEDLCGRIIATEHPVATELREILAIIKIISSLERIADHATKIVRVVLLLESDLDDFDFLNLYFKPLREMADTAKEMLSDIFDAYFDGDFTKILKIVKYDNIIDKLFSKQKSIVIDAMKQNPENLDYLLNILFLNSFLERVGDHVATIGELLYFIRIGEKVNLT, from the coding sequence ATGATAAGGAGAAAGCTTACTAAACAACTTGAAATAATAAAAGATTATCTTTGGGATATGAAAGAATGTGTGCTTAAAATTATAGATGACTCTTTGATAGCCTTAGAATCTAAAGATAAAAATTTAGCTAAAAAAATAATCAATGAAGATGAAAAAATAATAGATGATTATCAATACGATATTGAAGATTTGTGCGGAAGAATAATTGCTACTGAGCATCCTGTTGCTACAGAGCTTAGAGAAATTTTAGCAATTATTAAAATAATAAGTTCTCTTGAAAGGATTGCAGATCATGCTACTAAGATTGTAAGGGTTGTTCTTCTACTTGAATCGGACTTGGATGATTTTGATTTTCTTAATTTATATTTTAAACCTTTAAGAGAAATGGCCGATACAGCTAAAGAAATGTTGTCTGATATTTTTGATGCATATTTTGATGGAGATTTTACCAAAATATTAAAGATAGTTAAGTATGACAATATAATAGATAAATTATTTTCAAAGCAGAAAAGTATTGTTATTGATGCAATGAAACAAAATCCTGAAAATTTGGATTATCTTTTAAATATATTATTTTTGAATAGTTTTTTAGAAAGAGTAGGCGATCATGTAGCAACAATTGGTGAATTACTCTATTTTATTAGAATAGGTGAAAAAGTAAACTTAACTTAG
- a CDS encoding chromosome segregation SMC family protein — protein sequence MVLKKIVLLGFKSFLNRQEFEIGENLSFIVGPNGCGKSNFIDAVRFCMGEDDLKFLRVEDISDLISVSKLGKSNFAEITLFFSNTNSNTNSEQSILKEFEGDFYIRRRLYKDGSSEYYFNNKVLNFQDYNRLLNSFKFKKSPYMFITQGRVEDISLERNVNLKSLIEQASGIDILKIEEEEALKNFKQSNQNLSSLLSLQENLRQKYNNIKNVYLLRKKHQDLSQKLEALEKKITLKKLFNINFDLNVLKSELNLDGLTKFLSSGFKEKLEFYSFREKNVINNIQELEKDLELMRSKILGLEIKIQKLEQEKMLKMNLENKFVKSKSESEEKKNSINNSLYQLNSLLKEKKNEFFSLSDEINRYTKSFFELVDLILSVLKSAKSEEFVLLKENILDSLKLFEESLSIKYIKEIRVNLIKYISKDENLLALLKDKIEPIFDQNVDLKKFLLEKNALKSNLAKEITNIERLIEEKTLQLNDVLGELEYIELSKFKNLDEIKLIDGNLEFLFESKNSLDEELKDLYLKLENLNLEKSDIQFNLSNLIGASKFGSGSFKDKDFSSLVFLNDFKKTNYYEYIKKQTEYEFLLNSNASIKSEIENFNVSNEMSDKFELEEDLATRELLRKEIDSINLGDYVFFNIDKEFDETKDRFEKVSLQVEDLKLSKYSLQKLQKKIKNEIYKKFRESFDEINKNFSYFFKKIFKGTASLFYDENTDNVEIKINFSNKFVKNNNMLSGGESTLVSMAFLFALYYYSPACFCMLDEVDAALDFENSKKLSLLLKELGKKIQLLVITHNAYVSEGSENLIGITLDNGESRVFNI from the coding sequence TTGGTTTTAAAAAAAATAGTGCTTTTGGGGTTTAAATCTTTTTTAAATAGACAAGAGTTTGAAATAGGTGAAAATTTAAGTTTTATTGTGGGTCCTAATGGATGTGGGAAAAGCAATTTTATTGATGCTGTACGTTTTTGTATGGGAGAAGATGATTTAAAATTTTTAAGGGTTGAAGATATTTCTGATTTAATTTCTGTTTCAAAATTAGGAAAATCAAATTTTGCAGAAATAACTCTTTTTTTTAGTAATACTAATAGCAATACTAACTCTGAACAATCGATTTTAAAGGAATTTGAAGGAGATTTTTATATTCGTAGGCGCCTTTATAAGGACGGTTCAAGTGAATATTATTTTAATAATAAAGTTTTGAATTTTCAAGATTATAATAGACTTTTGAACAGTTTTAAATTTAAGAAATCACCTTATATGTTTATAACTCAAGGTAGAGTTGAAGACATTTCTTTGGAAAGGAATGTAAATCTCAAATCTTTAATTGAACAGGCAAGTGGAATAGATATTTTAAAAATTGAAGAAGAAGAGGCTTTGAAAAATTTTAAGCAATCCAATCAAAATTTATCGTCTTTGTTGTCCCTGCAAGAAAATTTAAGGCAAAAGTACAATAACATAAAAAATGTTTACCTTTTGAGGAAAAAACATCAAGATTTAAGTCAAAAATTAGAAGCTTTAGAAAAAAAAATAACATTAAAAAAGCTTTTCAATATTAATTTTGATCTTAATGTCTTGAAAAGTGAATTAAATTTAGACGGTTTGACTAAATTTTTGTCTTCTGGTTTTAAAGAAAAGTTAGAATTTTATTCATTTAGAGAAAAAAATGTTATTAATAATATTCAAGAGTTAGAAAAAGATCTTGAGCTTATGAGGTCTAAAATTCTTGGGTTAGAGATTAAAATTCAAAAGTTAGAGCAAGAAAAGATGTTAAAGATGAATTTGGAAAATAAGTTTGTCAAAAGCAAATCTGAGTCCGAAGAGAAAAAAAATTCTATAAATAACAGTTTATATCAATTAAATAGCTTGCTTAAAGAAAAGAAAAATGAATTTTTTTCTTTAAGTGACGAGATTAATAGGTATACTAAAAGTTTTTTTGAACTTGTTGATCTGATTTTATCTGTATTAAAGAGTGCTAAATCAGAAGAGTTTGTTTTGTTAAAAGAGAATATATTAGACTCTCTTAAACTTTTTGAAGAATCATTGAGTATAAAATATATTAAAGAGATTAGAGTAAATTTAATCAAGTATATAAGCAAAGATGAGAATCTTTTGGCTTTATTGAAGGATAAAATTGAACCTATTTTTGATCAAAATGTTGATTTGAAAAAATTTTTGCTCGAAAAAAATGCTTTAAAATCAAATCTTGCTAAAGAAATAACAAATATCGAGAGGTTAATTGAAGAAAAAACTCTTCAATTAAATGATGTATTAGGCGAGCTTGAGTATATAGAGCTTTCTAAATTTAAAAATTTGGACGAAATTAAACTTATAGATGGTAATTTAGAATTTTTATTTGAATCTAAGAATAGCCTTGATGAAGAGCTTAAAGATTTGTATTTGAAACTTGAAAATTTAAATTTAGAAAAGAGCGATATTCAGTTTAATTTAAGCAATCTTATTGGTGCTTCAAAATTCGGTAGTGGGTCTTTTAAGGATAAGGATTTTAGTTCTTTAGTTTTTTTAAATGATTTTAAAAAAACTAATTATTATGAATATATAAAAAAACAAACAGAATACGAATTTCTTTTAAATTCTAATGCAAGCATTAAGAGCGAAATAGAAAATTTCAATGTTTCTAATGAAATGTCTGATAAATTTGAATTGGAAGAAGATCTTGCAACCAGAGAGTTGTTACGGAAAGAGATAGATTCAATCAATCTGGGTGATTATGTATTTTTCAATATTGATAAAGAATTTGATGAAACTAAGGATCGTTTTGAAAAAGTAAGTTTACAAGTAGAAGATTTAAAGCTTTCAAAATATTCATTACAAAAGCTTCAAAAAAAGATAAAAAATGAGATTTATAAAAAATTTAGAGAATCATTTGATGAGATTAATAAAAATTTTTCTTACTTTTTTAAAAAAATTTTTAAAGGAACCGCCAGTCTTTTTTATGATGAAAATACCGACAATGTTGAGATTAAAATAAATTTTTCAAACAAGTTTGTCAAAAACAATAATATGCTTTCAGGAGGCGAGAGTACTTTGGTTAGTATGGCCTTTTTATTTGCACTTTATTATTATTCTCCTGCTTGTTTTTGCATGCTTGATGAAGTAGATGCGGCTCTTGATTTTGAAAATAGCAAAAAACTTTCTTTACTTTTAAAAGAATTGGGTAAAAAAATCCAACTCTTAGTAATAACCCATAATGCATATGTTTCTGAGGGTAGTGAAAATTTGATAGGTATTACACTTGATAATGGTGAAAGCAGGGTGTTTAATATATAA
- a CDS encoding ribonuclease HII: MICGIDEVGRGCIFGPILSAAVVFKKKPNFIKELDDSKKLKKEKREYLSSLILENSYYAFAEISNITIEKINAHNASLLAMQTAYENLKLNCSLVFVDGKFIPKITAKNVKAIIKGDSIIDEIKAASIIAKVKRDKLMDEYDKIYPLYLLKKNKGYPTKEHKNAIKKYGVLSLHRRNFKLI; this comes from the coding sequence ATGATTTGCGGAATAGATGAAGTTGGAAGGGGTTGTATTTTTGGACCTATTTTAAGTGCAGCTGTAGTTTTCAAAAAAAAACCTAACTTTATAAAAGAATTGGATGATTCTAAAAAACTAAAAAAAGAAAAAAGAGAGTACCTATCCTCGTTAATACTTGAAAACTCATATTATGCATTCGCTGAAATTTCAAATATAACAATAGAAAAAATAAATGCTCACAATGCTTCCCTTCTTGCAATGCAAACTGCATACGAAAACCTAAAATTAAATTGCAGCTTAGTGTTTGTAGATGGCAAATTTATCCCCAAAATAACAGCAAAAAATGTTAAAGCAATAATTAAGGGAGATTCAATAATAGACGAAATAAAAGCTGCCTCAATTATTGCTAAAGTTAAAAGAGATAAACTAATGGATGAATACGATAAAATTTATCCATTATATTTACTCAAAAAAAATAAAGGATACCCCACAAAAGAACATAAAAACGCAATAAAGAAATATGGGGTTTTAAGCCTTCATAGAAGAAATTTTAAACTAATTTAA
- the bpuR gene encoding transcriptional regulator BpuR, with amino-acid sequence MGERGEVYSEKLFTESERTYFFNVKENRKGDYFLNIVESKRSPSGDFERHSIFIYEENISEFESNLLKAIAVIKQKVSTGPGGASARHSKGYGEYGERSKLDDSRFDKKSHLSGGRFKKKDY; translated from the coding sequence ATGGGAGAGAGAGGGGAAGTATACTCTGAAAAACTATTTACAGAGTCTGAGAGGACTTATTTTTTTAATGTCAAGGAAAATAGAAAAGGAGATTATTTTTTAAATATTGTGGAGAGCAAAAGAAGTCCAAGTGGAGATTTTGAAAGACATTCTATTTTTATATATGAAGAGAATATAAGCGAGTTTGAATCCAATTTGCTTAAGGCAATAGCGGTTATCAAGCAGAAAGTATCTACAGGGCCTGGTGGTGCTTCTGCAAGACATAGTAAAGGGTATGGTGAATATGGAGAGAGATCTAAATTAGACGATTCTAGATTTGATAAGAAATCTCATTTATCAGGCGGGCGATTTAAAAAGAAGGATTATTAA
- a CDS encoding queuosine precursor transporter, which yields MFNEFLWFAMLITTYSFLIIVSLFFKKNGLFAWIAVAIIIANIQVLKQITIFGINATLGNIIYTSSYIATDILSELYGKKTSKKAIYIGFISLIVFAVLTNALIHFISNRTQENFKSLEHIFSSIPALLLASLVAYLVSQLSNVYLYQLIKKKFPKFLFFRTNGSTLISSLIDTIIFVGIATYFKAFPKQAFLDIAISKYPIKSLAGFLGTPFIYIAKYIKLQK from the coding sequence ATGTTTAATGAATTTTTATGGTTTGCTATGCTAATTACTACTTATTCATTTTTAATTATTGTATCCCTTTTCTTTAAAAAAAACGGATTATTTGCATGGATTGCAGTAGCAATTATTATAGCAAACATTCAAGTTTTAAAACAAATCACAATATTTGGAATTAATGCTACATTGGGAAACATTATTTATACATCATCATACATTGCAACAGATATTCTTTCTGAACTTTATGGGAAAAAAACTTCAAAAAAAGCCATTTATATCGGATTCATCAGCTTAATTGTCTTTGCAGTATTAACAAATGCATTAATTCACTTTATATCAAATAGAACTCAAGAAAATTTTAAAAGCTTAGAACACATTTTCTCTTCAATACCAGCCTTACTATTAGCCTCTCTTGTTGCATACTTAGTATCCCAGTTAAGCAATGTTTATCTATATCAGCTTATTAAAAAAAAATTTCCTAAATTTTTATTTTTCAGAACCAATGGATCAACACTAATAAGCAGCTTAATAGATACAATAATTTTTGTAGGCATAGCAACATATTTTAAAGCATTTCCAAAGCAAGCTTTCCTAGATATAGCAATTTCCAAATACCCAATTAAAAGTTTAGCAGGATTTTTGGGGACACCTTTTATATATATTGCAAAATATATAAAACTTCAAAAATGA
- a CDS encoding queuosine precursor transporter, translating to MFDLSLWIGIFLFIYITLGILYRFFGKSGLFCFNAIISTMSNIIISRNLTIFDMFLNLSGITFLSATFSLNLMVEKYNKKEATKSVILGLLLNITFTIMINFMILFNHNKLDTADIHFKILFNNFEYSLTILIGTYVFFLSQYINILLYNYFKQIKIKSLWIIHPLSRLISGCLASLLVSISINTILKFYPETKNIELTKGSAIITLIIIAIDTIFYLFLNSWKKIREA from the coding sequence ATGTTTGATCTAAGCTTGTGGATAGGAATTTTTTTATTTATATATATAACATTGGGAATTCTTTACCGATTTTTTGGAAAATCTGGGCTTTTTTGTTTCAATGCAATTATTTCAACAATGTCAAATATTATAATATCAAGAAATTTAACAATATTTGACATGTTCTTAAATTTATCAGGCATTACTTTTTTATCGGCAACATTCTCTTTAAACTTAATGGTAGAAAAATACAACAAAAAAGAAGCAACAAAATCCGTGATATTGGGTCTTTTGCTAAACATAACTTTTACAATCATGATTAATTTTATGATACTATTCAATCATAATAAATTAGACACCGCAGATATTCATTTTAAAATACTGTTTAACAACTTTGAATACAGTTTAACAATATTAATTGGAACGTATGTGTTTTTTCTATCCCAATATATAAACATCTTGCTATATAATTATTTTAAACAAATAAAAATAAAATCTTTATGGATCATTCATCCCCTATCAAGACTAATTTCTGGATGTCTGGCTAGTTTGCTGGTTTCAATATCTATAAACACAATACTTAAATTCTATCCTGAAACAAAAAATATCGAACTTACAAAAGGTTCTGCAATTATTACATTAATAATAATCGCAATAGATACAATTTTTTACCTTTTTCTAAATTCTTGGAAAAAAATAAGAGAAGCTTAA
- the ung gene encoding uracil-DNA glycosylase, whose protein sequence is MKVKIEESWKEVLNNEFNKEYFKKLVKFIKHEYKTKNGKIFPPPKLIFNAFNSLPFQDIKVVIIGQDPYHGKNQANGLAFSVDSKIKIPPSLQNIFKEIERSLKIKIIPNGDLKRWAIQGVFLINTILTVEEGKPSSHKAIGWEIFTDEVIKIISKNLKNIVFMLWGSLAKSKKGLIDPTKHLILETSHPSPYSANNGFLGSNHFSNALDYLKKHNKNIINFQ, encoded by the coding sequence ATGAAAGTAAAAATTGAAGAATCTTGGAAAGAGGTTTTAAATAATGAATTTAACAAAGAGTACTTTAAAAAGCTTGTGAAATTTATAAAGCATGAATATAAAACAAAAAATGGAAAAATATTTCCCCCTCCAAAACTTATATTTAATGCTTTCAATTCCTTACCATTTCAAGACATAAAAGTGGTAATAATTGGACAAGATCCATACCATGGAAAAAACCAAGCAAATGGACTTGCTTTTTCTGTAGATTCAAAAATCAAAATTCCACCATCTTTGCAAAACATATTTAAAGAAATAGAAAGAAGTTTAAAAATAAAAATTATCCCAAACGGAGATTTAAAAAGATGGGCAATTCAAGGTGTATTTCTAATAAATACAATCTTAACAGTTGAAGAAGGCAAGCCTTCTTCTCATAAAGCTATTGGGTGGGAAATTTTTACAGATGAAGTAATAAAAATAATCTCTAAAAATTTGAAAAACATTGTGTTTATGCTTTGGGGCAGTTTAGCAAAAAGTAAAAAGGGATTAATTGACCCAACAAAACACCTAATTCTTGAAACAAGTCATCCATCTCCATACTCAGCAAACAATGGATTTTTAGGATCAAATCATTTTAGCAATGCTTTAGATTATTTAAAAAAACACAATAAAAATATAATAAACTTTCAATAA
- the secG gene encoding preprotein translocase subunit SecG produces the protein MDLVRFFIFIIFVIVSIFIILLVLIQDEQGDGIGGVFGGGSSSIFGAKSSSVAVKIIGFFIALFFIFVVLLSFLNTRRADDSFLKDIKTENKNSSTFWDDENNESNTNVDEIKENNLKEK, from the coding sequence TTGGATTTAGTTAGATTTTTTATTTTTATAATTTTTGTTATTGTTTCAATTTTTATCATTCTTTTAGTTTTAATTCAAGATGAGCAGGGTGATGGAATAGGCGGTGTTTTTGGAGGTGGTAGTTCTTCTATTTTTGGGGCAAAGTCTTCAAGTGTTGCTGTAAAAATTATTGGATTTTTTATAGCACTATTTTTTATCTTTGTAGTTTTATTATCTTTTTTAAACACTAGAAGAGCAGATGATAGTTTTTTAAAAGACATAAAGACTGAAAATAAGAATAGTTCAACTTTCTGGGATGATGAGAATAATGAATCAAATACTAATGTTGATGAAATTAAAGAAAACAACTTGAAAGAAAAGTAA
- the tpiA gene encoding triose-phosphate isomerase, translating to MRKTFLAGNWKMHYTSAEASVVAKGIAVEVKNLKDDVVIMITPPFTALSKVSECIKGSNILLGAQNMSYMESGARTSEISPSMLLEFGVEYVILGHSECRLYLAETDEIINKKILSGLKHPFKYLILCVGETLDERNSGKTLDVVLNQIRKGLNCVSESDIQRIILAYEPVWAIGTGKTATKEEAEEVHKAIRLEIMKLYSKSASDNIIIQYGGSVNSSNVKELMNEPNIDGALIGGASLKAESFLSIINSVL from the coding sequence ATGAGAAAAACATTTTTAGCGGGTAATTGGAAAATGCATTATACAAGTGCAGAAGCTTCTGTTGTTGCAAAAGGAATTGCGGTGGAGGTTAAGAACTTAAAAGATGATGTTGTAATAATGATAACCCCTCCATTTACGGCTTTGTCTAAGGTTTCAGAATGTATTAAGGGTAGTAATATTCTTCTTGGTGCTCAAAATATGTCTTATATGGAAAGTGGAGCAAGGACAAGTGAAATTTCACCTTCAATGCTTTTGGAATTTGGAGTAGAATATGTTATACTTGGTCATTCTGAATGTAGATTGTATTTAGCAGAAACAGATGAAATAATAAATAAAAAGATTCTTTCAGGACTTAAGCATCCTTTTAAATACTTAATTCTTTGTGTTGGGGAAACTCTTGATGAAAGAAATTCTGGAAAAACTTTAGACGTTGTTTTAAATCAGATTAGAAAAGGGTTAAATTGTGTTTCTGAATCAGATATTCAAAGGATAATTTTAGCTTATGAACCCGTTTGGGCAATTGGAACAGGCAAAACTGCAACTAAAGAGGAAGCAGAAGAGGTTCATAAGGCAATTAGGCTTGAGATTATGAAACTTTATTCAAAGTCAGCTTCAGACAATATTATAATTCAGTATGGAGGCTCTGTTAATTCAAGTAATGTAAAAGAGCTTATGAATGAACCCAATATTGATGGTGCGTTAATCGGTGGAGCATCTTTAAAGGCCGAATCTTTTTTGTCTATAATTAATAGTGTTCTTTAG